One Blattabacterium cuenoti genomic window carries:
- the ureC gene encoding urease subunit alpha, translating to MKKIDRESYASMYGPTKGDKIRLGDTSLWIEIEKDYTIYGDECVFGGGKVIRDGMGQHPFAIRDEGVLDLVLTNAIIIDHWGIVKADIGIKNGIIVGIGKAGNPYFMDGVASNMYIGAGTEVISSENIIVTAGSVDSHVHYICPQLFEVALESGTTTIIGGGSGPATGTIATNCTSGVWNIQKMLKSTDHIPINFIFLASGNSSRPEALIEQIKSGAGGLKIHEDWGSTLHVIDQCLNVAERLDVQVNIHTDSLNESGYVEDTLKIFKNRTIHTYHTEGAGGGHAPDLLKVISYSNILPSSTSPTMPYTCNTIDEHLDMLMICHHLDSNLPEDIAFAKSRIRSETISAEGILHDIGAISMTSSDSQAMGRIGEIVKRTWQTADKMKKQRGPLNEDHSKNDNFRVKRYISKYTINPAITHGISEYVGSVHVGKMADLVLWKPSFFGVKPELVIKSGMIVYAGMGDPNATIPTPQPFMYRKMFGYFEPKLSSVFVSTNAINNGFFEKNEIKKQIKIVKGCRDLSKKNMILNENTPNLEVDPKTYNVYVNGEKIISPPSDVLPLSQRYFLF from the coding sequence ATGAAAAAAATAGATAGAGAATCTTATGCAAGTATGTATGGGCCCACTAAAGGAGATAAAATTCGTTTAGGTGATACATCATTATGGATTGAAATAGAAAAAGACTATACTATTTATGGAGATGAATGTGTTTTTGGGGGCGGAAAAGTGATTAGAGATGGAATGGGACAACATCCATTTGCCATAAGAGATGAAGGAGTTTTAGATTTAGTGTTAACTAATGCTATTATTATAGATCATTGGGGAATCGTAAAAGCGGATATAGGAATTAAAAATGGAATAATTGTTGGGATAGGAAAAGCCGGTAATCCATATTTTATGGACGGCGTTGCTTCTAATATGTATATTGGAGCAGGAACAGAAGTGATTTCTTCAGAAAATATAATAGTAACAGCTGGTAGTGTAGATAGTCATGTTCATTATATATGTCCACAATTGTTTGAAGTCGCATTAGAAAGTGGAACAACTACTATTATTGGGGGAGGATCAGGGCCCGCTACTGGAACTATAGCTACAAATTGTACTTCAGGCGTATGGAACATTCAAAAAATGTTAAAAAGTACAGATCATATACCCATTAATTTTATTTTTCTTGCGAGTGGAAATAGTTCTCGTCCTGAAGCTTTAATTGAGCAAATAAAATCTGGTGCAGGCGGATTAAAAATACATGAAGATTGGGGAAGTACTTTGCATGTTATAGATCAATGTTTAAATGTTGCAGAAAGATTGGATGTTCAAGTTAATATACATACAGATTCCTTAAATGAATCAGGTTATGTGGAAGACACTTTAAAAATATTCAAAAATAGAACAATTCATACTTATCATACAGAAGGTGCTGGAGGTGGACATGCTCCTGATTTACTAAAAGTGATATCGTATTCCAATATTTTACCTTCATCAACAAGTCCCACTATGCCTTATACTTGCAACACTATAGATGAACATTTAGATATGTTAATGATTTGTCATCATTTAGACTCTAACTTACCAGAAGATATTGCCTTTGCAAAATCACGTATAAGATCTGAAACTATTAGCGCAGAAGGAATTTTACATGATATAGGAGCCATTAGTATGACTAGTTCAGATTCTCAAGCTATGGGAAGAATCGGTGAAATTGTAAAAAGAACATGGCAAACAGCTGATAAAATGAAAAAACAAAGAGGACCTCTTAATGAGGATCATTCAAAAAATGATAATTTTAGGGTTAAAAGATACATTTCAAAATATACTATAAACCCTGCTATTACTCATGGAATTTCTGAATATGTAGGATCTGTTCATGTAGGAAAAATGGCAGATTTAGTCTTATGGAAACCTTCTTTTTTTGGAGTTAAACCTGAGCTAGTTATAAAAAGTGGAATGATTGTTTATGCTGGAATGGGAGATCCTAATGCAACTATTCCTACCCCTCAACCATTTATGTATAGAAAAATGTTTGGGTATTTCGAGCCTAAATTAAGCAGTGTTTTTGTTTCAACAAATGCAATAAATAATGGTTTTTTTGAAAAAAATGAAATTAAAAAACAAATAAAAATAGTAAAAGGTTGTCGTGATTTATCCAAAAAAAACATGATTTTAAATGAAAATACCCCAAATTTAGAAGTGGACCCAAAAACATATAATGTCTACGTAAATGGAGAAAAAATAATTTCTCCTCCCTCTGATGTTTTACCACTTTCTCAAAGATATTTTTTATTCTAA
- a CDS encoding urease subunit gamma, translating into MHLTSYEKEKILLHMAGELAKKRLKRGLRLNYPESLALITHYVMEGARDGKTVKDLMYEAGNILNDEQVMDGVYELLNNVQIEATFPDGTKLVTIHHPIKKNRKENSSLIPGQYDLLKEDIVLLPGRSRIERIVSNTGTRPIQVGSHFHFYETNSALLFERKGTKGYRLDIPSGRSIRFEPGETKEIVLVEIGGSKKIYGFSGKENTDNI; encoded by the coding sequence ATGCATTTAACTTCTTATGAAAAGGAAAAAATTCTTCTGCACATGGCTGGAGAATTGGCAAAAAAACGTTTAAAAAGAGGATTAAGATTGAATTATCCTGAATCTTTAGCTTTAATCACTCATTATGTAATGGAAGGAGCTCGTGATGGAAAAACAGTAAAAGATCTCATGTACGAAGCAGGAAATATTCTGAATGATGAACAAGTTATGGATGGAGTGTATGAATTGCTTAATAATGTTCAAATAGAAGCTACTTTTCCTGATGGAACAAAATTAGTAACGATACATCATCCTATCAAAAAAAATAGAAAAGAAAATTCTAGCCTCATTCCAGGACAATATGATCTTCTTAAAGAAGATATAGTATTATTACCCGGAAGATCTCGTATAGAACGAATAGTATCGAATACAGGGACTAGGCCTATTCAAGTCGGTTCTCATTTTCATTTTTATGAAACAAATTCTGCTCTTCTTTTTGAGAGAAAAGGGACTAAAGGATATAGGCTTGATATTCCTTCTGGGAGATCTATTCGTTTTGAGCCAGGAGAAACAAAAGAAATTGTATTAGTTGAAATTGGAGGAAGTAAAAAAATTTACGGATTTTCAGGAAAAGAAAATACAGATAATATATGA